From Paenibacillus sp. GP183, one genomic window encodes:
- a CDS encoding DUF2935 domain-containing protein codes for MISWINALSPKEKMDIETAGQFIHLFDQLRNSLVIMEAWQLTELNKQAHQCTLSLRTFKLDLLERILLGKVGIGLTPTFINHMVNELDEYIKILDEHIKGKPVPRYHALHHDLLCGSYRMAAGHAATLAMDLDAVEKRLIKKSDAFEQHFNEFFLKAIELTGNLRTLNKQCNPAKPRVVNH; via the coding sequence TTGATATCTTGGATCAATGCCTTATCGCCTAAAGAAAAAATGGATATTGAAACGGCAGGTCAATTCATCCATCTTTTTGATCAACTGCGGAACAGTCTCGTCATAATGGAAGCATGGCAATTAACGGAATTGAATAAGCAAGCTCATCAATGCACACTCAGCTTACGCACCTTTAAATTAGACCTGTTAGAAAGGATTCTTCTTGGAAAAGTCGGAATCGGTTTAACCCCGACTTTCATCAATCACATGGTCAATGAACTGGATGAATACATTAAAATCCTTGATGAGCACATAAAAGGGAAGCCGGTACCGCGCTACCACGCTCTCCACCATGATCTACTGTGTGGTTCCTACCGGATGGCTGCAGGTCACGCGGCGACCCTTGCGATGGATTTAGATGCCGTGGAAAAACGTTTGATTAAAAAGAGCGACGCTTTTGAACAACATTTTAATGAATTTTTTCTGAAGGCCATTGAACTGACCGGTAATTTGCGAACATTAAATAAGCAATGCAATCCAGCTAAACCGCGGGTGGTAAACCATTAA
- a CDS encoding YmaF family protein — MKKVPVKGFVLHSKDSGNKHTHELHIISWDGRPVYHVHHFSGVTTYDDGHVHEYMSVTEPAPTGVPHVHRYHTVTSVNHGHTNTIHGVTGPAIEVTGGGHNHYFEGVTTVNGMRPHAHHYRGATGNEAF; from the coding sequence GTGAAGAAAGTGCCGGTAAAAGGATTTGTTCTCCATTCGAAGGATTCTGGTAATAAACATACTCATGAACTTCATATCATTTCATGGGACGGTAGACCAGTTTACCATGTCCATCACTTTTCTGGCGTGACTACTTATGACGATGGACACGTTCATGAGTATATGAGCGTAACGGAGCCTGCTCCAACCGGAGTACCACATGTACATCGGTACCATACCGTAACGTCTGTAAACCATGGTCACACCAATACTATCCATGGTGTAACTGGTCCAGCAATTGAAGTTACAGGTGGTGGACATAACCATTACTTTGAAGGGGTTACAACCGTTAATGGAATGCGACCCCATGCTCATCATTACAGAGGCGCTACTGGAAATGAAGCATTCTAA
- a CDS encoding DUF2642 domain-containing protein: MFYDWGLRVILFRHQATKLVGKSVQVQTTSGRILTGRLSFVGTDFLVMRMRIGRPIRRVVIRLVEIILLFSLLGL, encoded by the coding sequence ATCTTTTATGATTGGGGGCTAAGAGTTATCCTATTTCGTCATCAAGCAACTAAGTTAGTTGGTAAGTCCGTTCAAGTTCAGACAACGAGTGGTCGTATTCTAACTGGTCGGTTATCATTTGTAGGTACCGATTTTTTAGTAATGCGAATGAGAATAGGCAGGCCTATTCGCCGTGTCGTTATACGTTTAGTAGAAATCATCCTGCTCTTCTCTTTGCTTGGACTCTGA
- a CDS encoding NAD-dependent epimerase/dehydratase family protein, whose amino-acid sequence MKALVTGGAGFIGSHLVEKLVASGYEVHVIDNLQSGDVTFVHPQAVFHKEDIQSQESKEIILREKPDVVFHLAAQADVQRSINDPSHDAEVNIVGTLNLIDACHQASVSKFVFSSTSAVYGNLQMDLITEVDPAVPISYYGLSKWTAENYIRIYSALRGIPFTILRYGNVYGPRQKPKGEGGVIAVFIQNIKNGLPVYIHGDGKQTRDFVFVKDVVQANMSAIKFGSKETYHVSTGRTTMIMDIVHMLEHIHGLDIETHYSPAREGDIRHSCLDNSKAFNDLKWEPHVTMIDGLIETYHTI is encoded by the coding sequence ATGAAAGCTTTAGTAACCGGGGGCGCAGGCTTCATTGGTTCTCATCTCGTAGAAAAGCTGGTGGCGAGCGGATATGAGGTTCACGTGATTGATAACCTGCAATCCGGAGATGTAACCTTTGTACATCCGCAAGCAGTATTTCATAAGGAAGATATTCAGAGTCAAGAAAGCAAAGAGATTATCTTGAGGGAGAAACCGGACGTCGTATTCCATCTAGCCGCCCAAGCCGATGTACAACGATCCATAAACGACCCCAGCCACGATGCAGAAGTCAACATTGTGGGTACATTGAATTTGATCGATGCTTGTCATCAGGCTTCCGTTAGTAAGTTTGTCTTTTCATCCACCTCCGCCGTTTACGGAAACTTACAAATGGATCTGATCACTGAGGTGGATCCAGCAGTGCCGATTTCCTATTACGGCTTGTCCAAATGGACAGCAGAGAACTACATCCGCATTTATTCTGCATTACGCGGAATTCCTTTTACGATTCTTCGTTATGGTAATGTATACGGTCCTCGGCAAAAGCCGAAGGGAGAAGGAGGAGTCATTGCGGTCTTTATACAAAACATCAAGAACGGGTTGCCAGTTTACATTCACGGAGACGGAAAACAAACACGTGATTTCGTTTTTGTGAAGGATGTCGTACAGGCCAATATGTCTGCGATTAAATTTGGATCAAAGGAAACCTATCATGTCAGTACAGGCAGAACTACTATGATTATGGATATTGTCCATATGTTAGAGCATATCCACGGTTTGGATATTGAGACTCATTACTCGCCGGCTCGAGAAGGAGATATACGTCATAGCTGTCTGGACAACAGTAAGGCCTTCAACGATTTGAAATGGGAGCCGCATGTAACCATGATAGACGGATTAATAGAAACTTATCATACTATCTAA
- a CDS encoding glycosyltransferase family 4 protein, which yields MKILLATYWPVPHVGGVWPFMVQLRNKLEAMGHEVDLLGNGDDEGNSFIYMVNQNRRIQKDKLLPLLKAKLNVSTYPVLHANPLVNYAEFQRYMFELAAAYFNIDGYDVIHTQDVISTTALARVRHPHTAMVATLHGCIAHEIRHLNHPTDFIAHAYYDAIEYKGATSAEVTHIANQWLRRILTEEFKVPNEQLKMFPYGFDVESFVKRMKEKTDMERPSGKKVIIFTGRLVELKGVHYLLSALVKLKAKRQDWVCWIVGDGNKEEDLLNQRNELGLQKEVLFLGKRDDIPALLQLSDIFVLPSLVENQSVSLIESQIAGKASIVSDSGGLPEMVEHKVTGLLTPVGDINALAYNLEKLLRDDTYRKKLGANAQQWGIKHWSMDSMTEQLIKQYEAAIEKRKMR from the coding sequence TTGAAAATCTTGCTAGCAACCTATTGGCCAGTGCCACATGTTGGAGGGGTATGGCCTTTTATGGTGCAGCTTAGAAATAAGCTGGAGGCCATGGGGCATGAAGTGGATCTTCTAGGTAACGGAGATGACGAAGGCAACTCTTTTATTTACATGGTGAATCAAAACCGGAGAATACAAAAGGACAAGTTGCTTCCGCTACTCAAAGCAAAGCTGAATGTATCAACTTATCCGGTTCTACACGCGAATCCGCTTGTTAACTACGCCGAATTTCAGAGGTATATGTTTGAATTGGCAGCTGCTTATTTTAACATTGATGGCTATGATGTGATCCATACACAGGATGTCATATCCACGACAGCCCTTGCTCGGGTTCGTCATCCACACACGGCCATGGTCGCAACTTTGCATGGCTGCATCGCTCATGAAATTAGACATCTCAACCATCCAACGGACTTTATAGCTCACGCCTATTACGATGCGATTGAATATAAGGGAGCCACTTCCGCAGAAGTGACCCATATTGCCAACCAATGGTTAAGACGCATTTTGACAGAAGAATTTAAAGTGCCCAACGAGCAATTAAAGATGTTTCCTTATGGTTTCGATGTGGAAAGTTTTGTAAAACGAATGAAGGAAAAAACCGATATGGAGCGTCCTTCGGGAAAGAAGGTTATCATCTTTACGGGGCGTCTGGTCGAACTCAAGGGGGTTCATTATCTTTTATCCGCTCTCGTTAAATTAAAGGCAAAACGTCAAGACTGGGTTTGCTGGATTGTCGGGGACGGTAATAAAGAAGAAGATCTTTTGAACCAACGAAATGAACTAGGTCTGCAGAAAGAGGTTTTATTCTTGGGTAAGCGTGATGATATTCCCGCGCTTTTACAATTGTCTGATATTTTTGTATTGCCAAGCCTCGTCGAGAACCAGTCCGTTTCGTTAATCGAATCGCAAATCGCAGGGAAAGCTTCGATCGTAAGCGACTCGGGCGGGCTGCCTGAGATGGTTGAACATAAAGTGACAGGTCTTCTCACCCCCGTAGGGGATATAAACGCCTTAGCTTATAACCTGGAAAAGCTACTTCGGGATGACACTTATCGGAAAAAGCTAGGTGCAAACGCCCAACAATGGGGTATCAAACATTGGTCGATGGATTCGATGACCGAACAACTGATTAAGCAATATGAAGCCGCGATCGAGAAAAGAAAGATGAGGTAA
- a CDS encoding DUF1796 family putative cysteine peptidase, translating into MKSSELKGNYDGIFSLGDLCLASIELQKNNLRPYSGVLDWMGSIQLSDVNKLLMNRFAGFMELENLRVVGEANEEMLLVSDDAYGILSNHDFSKAQNTHTHLAAYPEVKEKFNRRVERFLQKVDNSERILFVRTEGSIQDAYDLQMVLTGLVRNDFRVLLINHAPVKGIIELDWPLDKVCAVQLPDGDKWEGNHGIWKSLLNGIYHI; encoded by the coding sequence ATGAAGTCTAGTGAACTAAAGGGAAATTATGACGGTATTTTTAGCTTGGGAGATCTTTGTCTGGCTTCTATTGAGCTTCAAAAAAACAATCTGCGGCCATATTCCGGCGTGTTGGATTGGATGGGCTCTATCCAATTGTCGGATGTTAACAAGCTGCTGATGAATCGATTTGCAGGCTTTATGGAGCTGGAGAATTTAAGAGTGGTGGGAGAAGCTAACGAGGAGATGCTGCTAGTTTCAGATGACGCCTATGGCATTTTATCAAACCACGATTTTTCCAAAGCGCAAAACACGCACACCCACTTGGCCGCGTATCCGGAAGTAAAAGAAAAGTTCAACCGGCGTGTTGAGCGATTTTTGCAGAAGGTGGACAACAGTGAACGTATTCTTTTTGTCAGAACGGAAGGGAGCATCCAGGATGCTTACGATCTGCAGATGGTATTAACAGGGCTCGTCCGCAATGATTTCAGGGTATTGTTGATCAATCATGCGCCTGTCAAAGGAATAATAGAATTAGACTGGCCTCTTGATAAAGTATGTGCAGTCCAATTGCCTGACGGAGATAAATGGGAAGGTAACCACGGGATTTGGAAGAGTTTGTTAAACGGAATCTACCATATTTAA